The Diabrotica undecimpunctata isolate CICGRU chromosome 3, icDiaUnde3, whole genome shotgun sequence genome includes the window GGACTCCGATTATTAGCTTTGAACCTATTATGTTCTTATCTTTCTTTTCTAAATTAATATGTTGTGAATCAAAAGTATGACTAAAGAAATTCTCTGGTATGACCATAATGATGTTTTTGCCATTCTACAAGAATTGTGTTGTTTCCTATAATTACTTTAATTGTACTTGTACATGAATTGCTATCTTACGTGATCTTTGACCCTTTTGTAATCTAGatctttgttgtattttttgggaCATAACCTATAAAGAATAAATCTATGAATATTTAATTattcagttaaatattttaacatatttgatttacttctattacaattaaaataaagtatttctACAGTGGTACTGTtacatttactttttaaaatgtcagAGCAATTGTTTGCAAGTTCGATTTCTCATTTCCAGTTTTCaaagtctgtttttttttttcaaattaaatcaCATACCTTCACATTTCACATTGCCTTGTGGTTGTGACTGACAGAAGACCAACACATCACCATTTGGCAACGTCGGCATCACAGCCTCTCgtctgtcgcttctctgtgttggtTGTTCTCTGCTAATACATTAACAAGTGGCAACTGGCAAGTGGCAACTAGTGTTTTCAAAGTTTTGACAGTATTGCCAAGTTTATTTGCTAATCTACCAAAggccaattataaattttttttaataactaactgcaactaatataaaaaaaaacaaatattcattcgttcgtgttttatataaatttaaaaatactcgattccataaaataatataataaaaatgtactgtgTCAAATCATATTTGAGGCATAaaacatatatataataattacatgGCAATACCGCAAACGCAAATTTGACTTTGACGGTTCATTTGTATCTAACTTCACCGGCATGTGACTGGCACTGTGGCACTTTACTTTCTAGTTTTACCATTTTTTAGTGATTGGGCTTTTtgtgtttaaaattattattggGATACATAAAATCAAGAATCAAGTGTAACAAAATGGAAGGAAAGAAAGAATTTAGCGAGGAAACGTGTAATGTAGAAATAGAGTACAAAGAATTGGATGATGCTCTGTTGGatggttttaaattaaaaattcagGAGGAATGAGGAATCCAATAGGCAAAGTACACATGACACAAatttgagtttaccgaaagtacaaggtGATTGTAgtcgcaaatgtcaaacatggaacaaaaaatttcggtatagcagtgttgacatgtttttataatgtagatgttgtatgcttcaaatataaaaagataaagctttagaaacaTGGACGTACGTCAtgtttagaaaagtacattttgtttatattatgttatgaattctgtaatttttgatttatataaaacaacaatgagtaaatatttgtttctttgtagataaattacagttaattattagaaattcttTTAGCAATTACCTTTTGATAGATTAGTACTATCATGCTACAATGAATACagaaggtatgatattgcgcatgacatttgacagctggcccaggagtgtgacgtagtcaagaccgctccAACCACCTCGAAACCAATATTTCAGCTTAACGTACTATCTATTTTGTACTAgctattttgaaattatggtcaaaaaatgatgcacatttttttttaaatgttttgtttcggttataattgaataaaaaatatattttcagtagcataaaacctttacttttcctagGGATAGGATCCTCTACGGCTCCATGTCAGACGGTCAAATATTTGATGACGTAATGACGTcataattacagtttgttcaaattttaaaaatgtacctGTCACACGATCATCCAAATTTGATCAAATTGATGTATGTTAATGAAATTAATCATCTTTCTTGCATATTTATTAGATGCTTGTGCTTTTATTgcgattcaaatttttttatccacaataaaaataaaaagactaaaacgattttttttataataatgtagATGCTCGGCATTAAATTAACAGTTTCTTTCTCGATATAAATCAATTATGTAGAAGCTTATTCCAGTGtgcaagatattttaaaattttattttttttttacaacaaaatagaaagACAAATAAACCACGAATTATCAACCAAAGAATCTAGATTTTCATTTGTCTTAAATATTTTTCGACCAATCAAAATTAAAGTTTGATCAAACTGACCTTGACAAATAGATTAGAGGATTTGATCAAACTCAGGATGTGACGTCATATGCTGTCAATTTTTGGATTTGGTcaatttgatcaaatatttgaccATCTGACACGGActtaactcatctaaaataccatattgaattgtaaaacagatttttctttattgtaatctattttgtttttatttcagtaaaactgctgggAAATAAGTGACAGTGAAACAGAAtacgcaaatctactactatttacctattcacagtattttctctgcagaaaatttttaaatttcaaacgaTTTGCATACAGAAAAaagcttatattattagtatatgtatgaaaacaaaaataaatatttcgcctgaatccctagaaaaagtaaaggttttatgctactgaaaatatattttttattcaattataaccaaaacaaaacatttaaaaaaaaattgatcattttttgaccatcaTAGTACAAAATAGATAGTACGTTAAGCTGTAtaaatgggttcgaggtggtttgagcggtcttgactacgtcacactcctgggccagctgtcaaatgtcatgcgcaatatcataccttctGTATTCATTAATTTGTAACTCAAACCACAGTTTACTATGCTCAAACTCATTCAATGTCAATGCCAATTTTGATGGCCAGAGCCAGAGTAcagattatttttgaaaaatcgTTTCATGTGGTTACTTTATAGCTACTTATTGTTGAAAGTTGGAAATAATGAAAATTGTTTGTAATATTTACGTGGGATATCGCAGTCTGCCGAATAAATTAGCTGCTAGAGGAAGAAAATATGTAAAATCCACTTTGGCTCTCTGCAAACATCCTAAATCTGGAGAATTTTGTATGATTTTGTTTACTAGTCAAAATCAAAATGGTACAAAATATGCTATAAAAGATAATATTAAGCAGGTTTTAACCAAATTTGTCAATGAAGGAAAATGTACAGTTCAGTTTGTATCACCAGAGCATGACTTGTTTATAGATTCTGATCCTGTACAGTTAAAAGCATTTTTACATTTGTTAAGAAGAGCACTAGAAAACAAAATTTCGAATAAGGAATTAACAACGTCCAGCATTGGAGTTACAGGAGTAAAGTTAAAAGATATGCCATCTAAGACATTGTCTATACAAAAAAGATCAGATTATCCAAGTAAGGGTTTTCCAAGAACTTTAGAAGAATTACACATAAATGGTATAGATAGATGTGGTGTTGATATAGGAATTTTTAATTTAGTAAGACTGAAAGTTCTAGATTTGAGTAATAATTTAATTGAAACCATTCCCAAAGAATTGAATACTCTACCTAATTTAAGGGAATTTAATATAtcctataatttactttataaaGAAAAAAGTTGGAATTGGCTTGGAGGGAATCTTTCAAAATCACTTCAAATTTTAAATCTAAGTCACAATAAACTTGAGTATGTGCCTAGACAAATATCTCATTTAAGTCAACTTGATACTCTCAACTTAAACAATAATTGCTTGAAAAAATTAATACCTGGTATTGGTAAATtaaggaatttaaaaatattcagtGCCAGTAATAATGAGCTTAGTACCTTACCCGGCAATGTAAAAAGTTTATCATTAAAATCAATAGATCTATCACATAACAATTTTCAACAGAACATTCCTACTAGATCAGTAAGTTCAAGTGAACCATTGCCAGTGTGTACATTAAAAGAATATGCTGGACGAAAAGTTCTAGGAGCCAGAATACCATATCCACCAGGAACTCTTCCCTGGACTGTTATTGCCTACTTAGATAGTGCCAGTTTTTGTATGTGTGGAAGGGCATGCTTGGACA containing:
- the Lrr47 gene encoding leucine-rich repeat protein 1, which translates into the protein MKIVCNIYVGYRSLPNKLAARGRKYVKSTLALCKHPKSGEFCMILFTSQNQNGTKYAIKDNIKQVLTKFVNEGKCTVQFVSPEHDLFIDSDPVQLKAFLHLLRRALENKISNKELTTSSIGVTGVKLKDMPSKTLSIQKRSDYPSKGFPRTLEELHINGIDRCGVDIGIFNLVRLKVLDLSNNLIETIPKELNTLPNLREFNISYNLLYKEKSWNWLGGNLSKSLQILNLSHNKLEYVPRQISHLSQLDTLNLNNNCLKKLIPGIGKLRNLKIFSASNNELSTLPGNVKSLSLKSIDLSHNNFQQNIPTRSVSSSEPLPVCTLKEYAGRKVLGARIPYPPGTLPWTVIAYLDSASFCMCGRACLDRFIKTAHNLMLTSIAESVSTSVGEKMYVPVDSYFCSLKCYTSAFRARTRNPIIR